Proteins encoded together in one Peribacillus asahii window:
- the priA gene encoding primosomal protein N', with translation MNIATVIVDVPAKQTDREFDYRIPEKWTNIIQPGMRVIVPFGPRMVQGFVVGLKEHSEWNKLRNMKEPMDLEPVLNKELLQLANWMTREAMCFKITALQAMLPAAMKAKYEKVLNIIEEKKGELSPIVLAAMGHRSSITWKEVIEGEHGALFQKEVQQGHLELVYYVKNKLNKKTIKVIRPLHTGEKLSEIALTFTGNAKKQREVLQYFCAHPEPISLKELLEVTHASNGTVKALVKKQLLAEENQEVYRNPYENRIFERSEPLSLTTEQALALHPIQENIRNKEHEVFLLYGVTGSGKTEVYLQAIASVIEKGEEAIMLVPEISLTPQTVKRFKERFGEQVAVMHSGLSIGEKYDEWRKIHRKEVKVVVGARSAIFAPFEHLGLIIIDEEHEASYKQEETPRYHARDVAIERAKSHRCPVILGSATPTLESFARAQKGVYKLLTMSRRMNESALPAVEIIDMREELRNGNRSMFSEMLLTKLTDRLEKREQTVLMLNKRGHSSFVMCRSCGYVIHCPNCDISLTYHRFNDIMKCHYCGHEEGMPNVCSECESEHIRFFGTGTQKVEEELAKILPEARVIRMDVDTTSKKGSHERLLNAFGEGKADILLGTQMIAKGLDFPNITLVGVLSADTMLHLPDFRSSEKTFQLLTQVSGRAGRHDLPGEVVIQTYTPEHYSIELAALQHYDSFYEREMLIRRQSHYPPYFYLVLITVSHEDVMKTVATTEKITHYLRMQLSPHSIILGPVASPLSRINNRYRYQCLIKYKREPQLHHHLHTILEHYQQESIQHHLTISIDLNPQIMM, from the coding sequence ATGAACATTGCAACAGTTATTGTGGATGTTCCCGCAAAGCAAACCGACCGTGAATTTGATTATCGAATTCCCGAAAAATGGACAAACATCATTCAACCGGGCATGCGCGTAATTGTCCCGTTTGGCCCGAGAATGGTACAAGGATTTGTGGTCGGATTGAAAGAGCATAGTGAGTGGAATAAGTTGCGTAATATGAAAGAGCCAATGGATTTAGAACCGGTCTTAAATAAGGAATTGCTGCAGCTTGCCAATTGGATGACACGGGAAGCGATGTGTTTTAAAATCACCGCTTTACAAGCAATGCTCCCAGCAGCGATGAAAGCAAAATATGAAAAAGTCCTTAATATAATCGAAGAAAAAAAGGGTGAGTTGTCTCCTATTGTTCTTGCTGCAATGGGACATCGTTCTTCCATCACTTGGAAGGAAGTCATTGAAGGAGAACATGGGGCTCTTTTTCAAAAGGAAGTACAACAGGGGCATCTTGAGCTTGTTTATTATGTGAAGAATAAATTAAATAAAAAAACAATCAAAGTGATTCGCCCATTACATACAGGGGAAAAGCTTTCGGAAATTGCACTCACTTTTACCGGAAATGCGAAAAAGCAGCGTGAGGTTTTACAATATTTCTGTGCGCACCCTGAACCTATTTCGTTAAAAGAGTTGCTTGAAGTAACTCATGCATCGAACGGGACGGTCAAAGCATTAGTCAAGAAGCAGCTGCTCGCTGAAGAAAATCAGGAAGTATATCGTAATCCGTATGAAAATCGAATCTTTGAACGGTCAGAGCCGCTGTCGTTAACGACTGAGCAAGCTTTAGCACTGCACCCGATTCAAGAAAATATTAGGAACAAAGAACATGAGGTGTTTCTTCTATATGGAGTAACAGGAAGCGGGAAAACGGAGGTCTATCTTCAAGCCATTGCTTCTGTTATTGAAAAGGGTGAGGAAGCAATTATGCTTGTTCCAGAAATTTCATTAACACCGCAAACGGTCAAACGCTTTAAAGAACGATTTGGTGAGCAGGTCGCTGTGATGCATAGCGGCTTGTCAATCGGAGAGAAGTATGATGAATGGCGCAAAATTCATCGTAAAGAAGTGAAGGTTGTCGTTGGGGCACGATCGGCCATCTTTGCGCCCTTTGAACATCTTGGCTTAATTATTATCGATGAAGAACATGAAGCAAGCTATAAACAAGAAGAAACACCGCGCTATCATGCCCGTGATGTAGCGATTGAGCGAGCTAAATCACATCGCTGTCCGGTTATTCTTGGCAGTGCGACACCTACATTAGAATCGTTTGCCCGCGCTCAAAAAGGGGTATACAAGTTACTAACGATGAGTCGGCGTATGAATGAAAGTGCACTTCCAGCTGTTGAAATCATTGATATGCGCGAGGAACTTCGTAATGGAAATCGCTCGATGTTTTCAGAAATGCTGTTAACGAAATTAACAGACCGTCTTGAAAAAAGGGAACAGACTGTTTTAATGTTAAATAAACGAGGACACTCATCCTTTGTTATGTGCCGCAGCTGCGGCTATGTGATTCATTGTCCAAACTGTGATATTTCTCTCACCTATCATCGCTTTAATGATATAATGAAATGTCATTATTGCGGTCATGAAGAGGGCATGCCAAATGTTTGTTCAGAATGTGAAAGTGAACATATTCGCTTTTTTGGAACAGGAACGCAAAAAGTAGAGGAAGAACTAGCGAAGATACTCCCTGAAGCACGCGTTATTCGTATGGATGTGGATACGACAAGCAAGAAGGGCTCGCATGAACGATTGTTGAATGCTTTTGGAGAAGGCAAGGCTGATATTTTACTTGGTACGCAAATGATCGCAAAAGGTCTTGATTTTCCTAATATTACGCTTGTCGGAGTTTTATCAGCAGATACAATGTTGCATTTACCAGACTTTCGTTCTTCAGAGAAAACGTTTCAGCTTTTAACGCAAGTGAGCGGACGAGCTGGACGGCACGATCTTCCTGGAGAAGTAGTGATTCAAACATATACACCTGAGCATTATAGTATTGAGCTGGCTGCTCTTCAACATTATGATTCGTTTTATGAACGAGAGATGTTGATCCGGAGGCAAAGTCATTATCCGCCTTATTTCTATCTTGTTCTTATTACCGTATCACATGAAGATGTTATGAAAACGGTGGCGACGACAGAAAAGATTACACACTATTTAAGAATGCAGTTAAGTCCGCATTCTATTATTCTCGGCCCAGTTGCTTCACCGCTTAGTCGAATCAACAATAGATATCGCTATCAATGTCTGATAAAATACAAGCGGGAGCCGCAATTACATCATCATTTACATACGATTTTAGAGCATTATCAACAAGAATCTATACAACATCATTTGACCATTTCGATTGATTTAAATCCACAAATTATGATGTAG
- the def gene encoding peptide deformylase: MTILPIVMFPEKILKQKCAKVTSFDKNLAKLLNNMYETMVEADGVGLAAPQVGVKKQIAVVEIDEESGVIEMINPEILEADGEQTGIEGCLSFPDVYGEVTRPYRVKIRAQNRRGEYYELEAEDFLARAIQHEIDHLHGVLFTSKISRYITAEELEGFEEQ, encoded by the coding sequence TTGACGATTTTACCAATTGTAATGTTTCCGGAAAAAATTTTGAAACAAAAATGTGCAAAAGTCACAAGTTTTGATAAAAATTTGGCTAAGCTGTTAAATAATATGTATGAAACGATGGTCGAAGCAGATGGAGTAGGGCTCGCTGCTCCGCAAGTTGGTGTGAAAAAACAAATTGCTGTCGTGGAAATAGATGAGGAATCTGGTGTCATTGAAATGATCAATCCAGAAATTTTAGAAGCAGATGGAGAACAAACCGGGATTGAAGGGTGCTTAAGTTTTCCAGATGTATACGGCGAAGTAACACGTCCATATCGTGTAAAGATTCGGGCACAAAATCGACGTGGAGAATATTATGAGCTTGAAGCGGAAGATTTTTTAGCGCGCGCCATTCAACATGAAATTGATCATTTGCACGGCGTTTTATTTACAAGTAAAATTTCTCGCTATATAACAGCAGAAGAGCTAGAAGGGTTTGAGGAACAATGA
- the fmt gene encoding methionyl-tRNA formyltransferase: protein MTKIIFMGTPDFSVPVLKRIMDEGYEVIAVVTQPDRPVGRKKVLTPPPVKVEAEKYGIPVYQPEKIRNEADLAEILALKPDLVVTAAFGQILPNELLEAPKFGCINVHASLLPELRGGAPIHYSILQGKEKTGITIMYMAEKLDAGDILTQAEVVIEEEDNVGTLHDKLSQVGSDLLAETLPKLINGELTPIKQDEAKATFASNIKRSDERIDWTRTGQEIYNHVRGLNPWPVAYTLLEGNVLKVWQAKKLPGMKESAPGTIIDVCEEGVVVATGNETAILITELQPSGKKKMLAKDYLRGAGAFIKAGMKVGEE from the coding sequence ATGACAAAGATTATTTTTATGGGGACGCCGGATTTTTCGGTACCTGTTTTAAAGCGAATTATGGATGAAGGCTATGAAGTAATAGCGGTTGTAACGCAGCCAGATCGACCGGTTGGACGGAAGAAAGTATTAACGCCTCCACCTGTAAAAGTAGAGGCGGAGAAGTACGGTATCCCAGTATATCAACCAGAAAAAATTCGCAATGAAGCAGATTTAGCTGAGATTTTGGCTCTAAAACCTGACTTAGTTGTGACAGCGGCTTTTGGACAGATTTTGCCGAATGAACTGCTGGAAGCGCCAAAGTTTGGCTGTATTAATGTCCATGCTTCCCTTTTACCAGAGCTGCGCGGCGGGGCACCGATTCATTATTCAATTTTGCAAGGAAAAGAAAAAACAGGTATTACGATTATGTATATGGCTGAAAAGCTGGATGCGGGAGATATTTTAACACAGGCAGAGGTTGTCATTGAAGAAGAAGATAATGTTGGAACACTTCATGATAAGCTAAGTCAAGTGGGGTCAGATTTATTAGCGGAAACTTTGCCAAAACTAATAAACGGAGAACTTACTCCCATTAAGCAAGATGAAGCGAAAGCAACTTTTGCTTCGAATATTAAACGGTCCGATGAAAGAATTGATTGGACAAGAACAGGACAAGAAATTTATAACCATGTGCGCGGCTTAAATCCGTGGCCTGTAGCGTATACACTATTGGAAGGCAACGTCTTAAAAGTATGGCAAGCAAAAAAGCTTCCAGGCATGAAAGAATCCGCTCCGGGAACCATCATCGATGTTTGTGAAGAAGGGGTTGTTGTTGCAACAGGTAACGAAACCGCTATTCTCATTACCGAGCTTCAGCCTTCAGGTAAGAAAAAAATGCTGGCAAAAGATTATTTACGCGGTGCTGGGGCATTTATTAAAGCAGGTATGAAGGTAGGAGAAGAATAA
- the rsmB gene encoding 16S rRNA (cytosine(967)-C(5))-methyltransferase RsmB: MKQTKKGVRDIALDILESVEKNQAYSNLMLNNVINKYQLSSADSGLLTEISYGTIQRKMTLDYFLKPYIKNPKKTQSWVINLLRMSVYQMVYLDKVPDHAILFEAVEIAKKRGHKGTTSMVNGVLRNIQRNGVASFEEIEDESERLAIRTSHPIWLVKRWIEQFGFEKTEDMCEINLTAPLQTVRVNVKKISRSELVSILIEEGYDVEASDILPEAIICYRGNLAHSESYKLGYLSIQDESSMLVAHALGASGNDAVLDCCAAPGGKTTHIAEGLTTGQVYALDLHEHKVKLIKDQAERLGLRNVKTQAADSRHVQDLFNKEGFDRILVDAPCSGLGVMRRKPDVKYTKTKDDIIKLSSIQQKLLDAAAPLVKQGGRLIYSTCTVDREENDRVAAAFLESHPEFESDLSLKERMPEAIVPYVEGHRLQVFPQYFESDGFFIASFRKKVQA, encoded by the coding sequence ATGAAGCAAACGAAAAAGGGTGTGCGAGACATTGCCCTTGATATTCTCGAGTCAGTAGAGAAAAATCAAGCGTATAGCAACTTGATGTTAAATAATGTGATTAATAAATACCAGCTTTCCAGTGCAGATAGCGGGTTGTTAACGGAAATTAGTTACGGAACGATTCAACGAAAGATGACGTTAGATTATTTTCTTAAACCGTATATTAAAAACCCGAAAAAAACACAGTCTTGGGTAATCAATTTACTCCGCATGTCTGTTTATCAAATGGTTTACTTAGATAAAGTGCCGGATCATGCGATTTTGTTCGAGGCAGTAGAAATTGCAAAAAAACGCGGCCATAAAGGAACAACATCGATGGTCAATGGTGTACTTCGCAATATTCAACGAAATGGCGTTGCTTCTTTTGAGGAAATTGAAGATGAAAGCGAGCGTTTAGCGATTAGGACGAGTCACCCCATCTGGCTTGTGAAGCGTTGGATTGAGCAATTTGGCTTTGAAAAAACCGAGGATATGTGTGAAATCAATTTAACAGCGCCTTTGCAAACGGTACGGGTGAATGTAAAGAAAATTTCCCGCAGTGAGCTTGTGAGTATTTTAATTGAAGAAGGCTACGATGTTGAAGCGAGCGATATTTTGCCCGAAGCGATTATTTGTTATCGCGGGAACTTAGCTCATTCTGAAAGCTATAAATTAGGATACTTATCCATTCAAGATGAAAGCTCGATGCTCGTTGCTCATGCTTTAGGAGCAAGTGGAAATGATGCGGTTCTCGATTGCTGTGCAGCACCTGGAGGAAAAACAACACATATTGCCGAAGGGTTAACGACTGGACAAGTGTATGCTTTAGATTTGCATGAGCATAAAGTAAAGCTGATTAAAGATCAAGCAGAGCGTTTAGGGCTTCGAAATGTTAAAACACAAGCTGCAGATAGCCGGCATGTTCAAGACTTATTTAACAAAGAAGGATTTGATCGTATTCTTGTCGATGCACCATGTTCGGGCCTGGGCGTCATGCGCCGTAAACCGGATGTGAAGTATACGAAAACAAAAGATGATATAATAAAGCTCTCTTCTATTCAACAAAAGTTGTTAGACGCAGCGGCACCTTTAGTGAAGCAAGGTGGGCGCTTGATTTATAGTACATGTACGGTCGATCGCGAGGAGAATGATCGAGTGGCAGCTGCCTTTTTGGAGAGTCATCCGGAATTTGAAAGCGATCTAAGTTTAAAAGAAAGAATGCCTGAGGCGATTGTGCCTTATGTGGAGGGGCATAGACTTCAAGTATTCCCTCAATATTTTGAAAGCGATGGATTTTTTATTGCAAGCTTTAGAAAGAAGGTACAAGCATGA